From the genome of Yersinia enterocolitica, one region includes:
- a CDS encoding 4-hydroxy-tetrahydrodipicolinate reductase, producing MTDSTIRIAVVGAGGRMGRQLIQAITHTEGVVLGAAVERVGSTLVGSDAGELAGAGLLNITVSDDLSDVVDHFDVLIDFTRPEGTLEHLAICRQYGKAMIIGTTGFDDAGKEAIRAAATDIAIVFAANFSVGVNVVLKLLEKAAKVMGDYTDIEIIEAHHRHKVDAPSGTALAMGEAIADSLGRSLKDCAVYSREGHTGERKPGTIGFATVRAGDIVGEHTAMFADIGERVEITHKATSRMTFANGAVKSAIWVSMRDNGLFDMRDVLNLNEL from the coding sequence ATGACTGATTCAACAATTCGTATCGCTGTTGTCGGCGCGGGTGGCCGTATGGGCCGACAACTTATCCAGGCAATTACTCACACTGAAGGTGTGGTGCTGGGGGCTGCTGTTGAACGTGTCGGATCCACATTAGTGGGGAGCGATGCCGGCGAACTGGCTGGAGCGGGGTTGTTAAACATCACAGTAAGTGATGATTTATCTGACGTAGTTGATCATTTTGATGTGTTGATCGATTTTACCCGGCCTGAAGGCACGCTGGAGCATTTAGCCATTTGTCGTCAATATGGTAAGGCGATGATAATTGGCACTACTGGCTTTGATGATGCAGGTAAAGAAGCCATCAGGGCTGCGGCAACGGACATTGCTATTGTGTTCGCTGCCAATTTCAGTGTTGGGGTTAATGTGGTGCTAAAGCTGCTAGAAAAGGCAGCGAAAGTGATGGGCGACTATACCGATATCGAAATAATCGAGGCACATCATCGGCATAAAGTTGATGCACCTTCAGGTACCGCGCTGGCGATGGGGGAGGCAATTGCTGACTCACTAGGGCGTTCACTGAAAGATTGCGCGGTTTATAGCCGTGAAGGTCATACCGGCGAACGCAAACCCGGCACTATCGGTTTCGCAACCGTGCGTGCTGGCGATATTGTTGGAGAGCATACGGCTATGTTTGCTGATATTGGCGAGCGCGTTGAGATCACACACAAAGCGACCAGCCGTATGACTTTTGCCAATGGTGCGGTTAAATCGGCTATTTGGGTGTCAATGCGGGATAATGGCTTGTTTGATATGCGTGATGTATTGAATTTGAATGAACTTTAA
- a CDS encoding 4-hydroxy-3-methylbut-2-enyl diphosphate reductase translates to MQILLANPRGFCAGVDRAISIVERAIEMYGAPIYVRHEVVHNRYVVDSLRERGAIFIEEISEVPDGSILIFSAHGVSQAVRAEARERKLTMLFDATCPLVTKVHMEVARASRKGKEAILIGHAGHPEVEGTMGQYSNPKGGMYLVESPDDVWALQVKDENNLCFMTQTTLSVDDTSAIIDALLQRFPKIVGPRKDDICYATTNRQEAVRNLANDADVVLVVGSKNSSNSNRLAELAQRMGKPAYLIDSAADIQELWLQGAACIGVTAGASAPDILVQQVIARLQALGAGGSIELSGREESIVFEVPKELRVDVKQID, encoded by the coding sequence ATGCAGATATTGCTGGCTAATCCACGCGGCTTTTGTGCCGGAGTTGATCGGGCTATCAGTATTGTTGAACGCGCGATCGAAATGTATGGCGCGCCAATTTATGTGCGCCATGAAGTGGTACACAACCGTTATGTGGTTGATAGCTTGCGTGAACGTGGTGCTATCTTTATCGAGGAGATTTCAGAAGTGCCAGATGGCTCTATTCTGATTTTCTCGGCCCATGGCGTGTCGCAGGCTGTGCGAGCAGAAGCTCGTGAGCGCAAGCTTACTATGCTGTTTGACGCAACCTGCCCATTGGTGACCAAAGTTCATATGGAAGTCGCACGTGCTAGCCGCAAGGGTAAAGAAGCCATCTTGATAGGCCACGCCGGTCACCCGGAAGTGGAGGGTACCATGGGGCAATACAGCAACCCGAAAGGGGGGATGTATCTGGTTGAATCACCTGATGATGTATGGGCTTTGCAGGTTAAAGATGAGAACAATCTGTGTTTTATGACACAGACGACCTTGTCGGTTGATGATACCTCTGCAATTATCGATGCCTTACTCCAGCGTTTCCCGAAGATTGTCGGTCCACGCAAAGATGATATCTGCTATGCCACGACCAACCGGCAAGAGGCGGTGCGCAATCTGGCTAATGATGCCGATGTGGTCTTAGTGGTTGGCTCGAAAAACTCCTCTAACTCTAATCGGTTGGCTGAGTTGGCACAGCGGATGGGTAAGCCTGCTTATCTCATTGATTCAGCGGCCGATATACAAGAGTTATGGTTACAGGGGGCTGCGTGTATCGGTGTTACCGCTGGCGCATCTGCTCCCGATATTCTGGTACAGCAAGTTATTGCGCGCTTGCAAGCTCTCGGTGCTGGTGGGTCTATCGAACTTAGTGGCCGTGAAGAGAGTATCGTCTTCGAAGTACCTAAAGAATTACGTGTCGATGTAAAACAGATCGACTGA
- a CDS encoding peptidylprolyl isomerase (rotamase; accelerates isomerization of the peptidyl prolyl bond, involved in the folding of proteases), with translation MQDKSAVLVHFILKLEDGSTAESTHIHGKPALFRLGDDSLSDALEQQLIGLKVGDKHAFTLQPEDAFGLESPDLIQYFTQRDFAQTGVPDAGTIMLFTSRDGSEMPGVVREVAEESITVDFNHPLAGHSISFEIEVLEIDPQQEAMHADIAG, from the coding sequence ATACAAGATAAAAGCGCCGTATTGGTGCACTTCATTCTGAAACTGGAAGATGGTTCAACGGCGGAATCAACACATATTCACGGTAAACCTGCGCTGTTTCGTTTAGGTGATGACAGCCTTTCTGATGCACTTGAGCAGCAGTTAATTGGTTTGAAAGTAGGTGATAAGCATGCTTTCACTTTACAACCTGAAGATGCGTTTGGTTTGGAAAGCCCTGATTTGATTCAGTACTTCACCCAGCGTGACTTTGCTCAAACTGGCGTGCCAGATGCCGGTACTATTATGCTATTTACCTCCCGTGATGGCAGTGAAATGCCAGGTGTGGTGCGGGAAGTGGCGGAAGAGTCTATTACTGTTGATTTTAATCACCCGTTGGCAGGGCATTCCATTAGCTTTGAAATTGAAGTGTTGGAGATTGACCCGCAACAGGAGGCAATGCATGCAGATATTGCTGGCTAA
- the lspA gene encoding lipoprotein signal peptidase (lipoprotein signal peptidase; integral membrane protein that removes signal peptides from prolipoproteins during lipoprotein biosynthesis) has product MSKPICSTGLRWLWLAVLVVILDLSSKQWVMTHFALYESVPVIPFFNLTYAQNFGAAFSFLADKSGWQRWFFAGIAIGISVVLMVLMYRSTAKQRLLNCAYALIIGGALGNLFDRMVHGAVIDFIDFHVNNWHFPTFNIADTAICIGAALVIFEGFLSPAEKTAMNKGE; this is encoded by the coding sequence ATGAGTAAACCTATTTGTTCGACCGGATTGCGCTGGTTATGGCTGGCGGTATTGGTGGTTATTTTGGATCTCAGCAGCAAACAGTGGGTCATGACCCACTTTGCCCTGTATGAGTCAGTGCCGGTGATCCCGTTTTTTAACCTGACCTACGCACAGAATTTTGGCGCAGCCTTTAGCTTCCTTGCCGATAAAAGTGGCTGGCAGCGTTGGTTCTTTGCGGGCATAGCTATCGGTATTTCAGTGGTATTAATGGTGCTGATGTATCGCTCTACTGCCAAACAACGCCTGCTCAATTGTGCTTATGCTCTGATTATTGGTGGGGCATTAGGTAACTTATTTGATCGCATGGTGCATGGTGCGGTGATCGATTTTATCGATTTCCACGTCAATAACTGGCATTTCCCAACCTTTAACATCGCCGATACCGCTATCTGTATCGGTGCTGCGTTGGTTATCTTTGAGGGTTTTTTAAGCCCTGCTGAAAAAACGGCCATGAATAAAGGTGAATGA
- a CDS encoding isoleucine--tRNA ligase, with protein sequence MSDYKNTLNLPETGFPMRGDLAKREPDMLKRWYEQDLYGIIRTAKKGKKTFILHDGPPYANGNIHIGHSVNKILKDIIVKSKGMAGYDSPYIPGWDCHGLPIELKVEQLIGKPGEKVSAAEFRAACRKYAAEQVEGQKKDFIRLGVLGDWDHPYLTMDFKTEANIIRALSKIIDNGHLHKGAKPVHWCTDCGSSLAEAEVEYYDKTSPSIDVRFNAVDVAAVAAKFNVSAINGPISLVIWTTTPWTLPANRAISLNAEYIYQLVQVNGECLILAEELVESVMKRAGIAEWAVLGSCKGSDLELLRFNHPFMGFDVPAILGDHVTLDAGTGAVHTAPGHGPDDFVIGQKYGLEVANPVGPNGCYLAGTYPTLDGMFVFKANDVIVELLREKGALLKVEKLVHSYPCCWRHKTPIIFRATPQWFISMDQKGLRKQSLEEIKGVQWIPDWGQARIETMVANRPDWCISRQRTWGVPMSLFVHKETEALHPRSTELMEEVAKRVEQDGIQAWWDLDPAEILGADAADYTKVPDTLDVWFDSGSTHSSVVDVRPEFGGHSPDMYLEGSDQHRGWFMSSLMIATAMKGKAPYRQVLTHGFTVDGQGRKMSKSIGNTISPQDVMNKLGGDILRLWVASTDYTGEIAVSDEILKRSADSYRRIRNTARFLLANLNGFDPALHQVKPEDMVVVDRWAVGRAQAAQAEIMAAYESYDFHLVVQRLMQFCSVEMGSFYLDIIKDRQYTAKGDSVARRSCQTALFHIAEALVRWMAPIMSFTADEIWNQLPGSRPQYVFTEEWYDGLFGLAGDESMNDTFWAELLKVRGEVNKVLEQARSDKRIGGSLEAAVTLFAEPELAARLNSLQDELRFVLLTSAAKVAPYADAGDDALQSELIAGLKITFNKADGEKCPRCWHYTQDVGLVAEHAELCGRCVTNVAGDGEERKFA encoded by the coding sequence ATGAGTGACTACAAGAATACCCTGAACTTGCCTGAAACAGGGTTCCCGATGCGCGGCGATCTGGCTAAGCGTGAACCTGACATGCTGAAACGTTGGTATGAGCAGGATCTGTACGGGATTATTCGTACGGCCAAGAAAGGTAAAAAAACCTTTATTTTGCACGACGGCCCTCCTTATGCGAACGGCAACATTCACATTGGTCACTCTGTTAACAAAATTCTCAAAGACATTATTGTTAAATCGAAAGGAATGGCGGGTTACGACTCCCCTTATATTCCAGGGTGGGACTGCCATGGTTTGCCGATCGAGTTAAAAGTTGAACAGTTAATTGGTAAGCCGGGCGAGAAAGTCAGTGCCGCAGAGTTCCGTGCTGCCTGCCGTAAATATGCTGCTGAACAGGTTGAAGGCCAGAAGAAAGACTTCATCCGCCTGGGAGTATTGGGCGATTGGGACCATCCTTATCTGACGATGGATTTCAAAACTGAAGCCAATATCATTCGTGCATTAAGCAAAATCATTGATAACGGCCACCTGCACAAAGGCGCGAAGCCAGTGCATTGGTGTACCGATTGCGGTTCGTCACTGGCTGAAGCAGAAGTTGAATATTACGATAAAACCTCACCTTCTATCGATGTGCGCTTTAATGCCGTCGATGTAGCGGCTGTTGCCGCCAAATTTAATGTTTCGGCGATTAACGGCCCGATTTCACTGGTTATCTGGACGACAACTCCGTGGACCTTGCCCGCTAACCGTGCGATTTCACTGAATGCTGAATACATTTACCAACTTGTCCAGGTCAATGGCGAATGCCTGATTCTGGCAGAAGAGCTGGTTGAAAGCGTCATGAAGCGCGCAGGGATTGCTGAATGGGCGGTATTGGGGAGCTGCAAAGGCTCTGATTTGGAACTGCTGCGTTTCAATCATCCGTTTATGGGCTTTGATGTGCCGGCAATTTTAGGTGATCACGTTACACTGGATGCCGGTACTGGTGCAGTTCACACAGCACCTGGTCACGGCCCGGATGACTTTGTTATCGGTCAGAAATACGGTTTAGAAGTTGCCAACCCGGTTGGTCCGAATGGCTGTTATTTGGCGGGGACGTATCCTACTCTGGACGGCATGTTCGTCTTTAAAGCCAACGATGTGATTGTTGAGCTGCTACGTGAAAAAGGCGCACTGCTGAAAGTTGAAAAACTGGTTCACAGCTACCCGTGCTGCTGGCGTCATAAAACACCTATTATCTTCCGTGCTACACCACAATGGTTTATCAGCATGGATCAGAAAGGCCTGCGTAAGCAGTCGCTGGAAGAGATTAAAGGCGTGCAATGGATCCCCGATTGGGGTCAGGCGCGTATCGAAACCATGGTGGCAAACCGCCCTGATTGGTGTATCTCGCGTCAGCGTACTTGGGGCGTGCCGATGTCCCTGTTTGTGCACAAAGAGACTGAAGCACTACATCCACGTAGCACTGAGCTGATGGAAGAAGTCGCCAAACGCGTTGAGCAAGACGGTATTCAGGCATGGTGGGATCTGGATCCTGCGGAAATCCTCGGTGCTGATGCCGCCGATTACACCAAAGTGCCAGACACCTTGGACGTATGGTTTGACTCCGGTTCAACTCATTCGTCGGTGGTTGACGTGCGTCCTGAATTTGGTGGTCATAGCCCGGATATGTACCTGGAGGGTTCTGATCAACACCGTGGCTGGTTTATGTCTTCACTGATGATAGCAACCGCGATGAAAGGCAAAGCGCCTTATCGCCAAGTGCTGACCCATGGTTTTACCGTTGATGGGCAAGGGCGCAAAATGTCCAAATCCATCGGTAACACGATCAGCCCGCAAGATGTGATGAACAAACTGGGTGGTGACATTCTGCGTCTGTGGGTGGCATCAACCGATTACACCGGTGAGATCGCGGTTTCTGACGAAATCCTGAAACGCTCTGCTGACTCTTATCGCCGTATCCGTAACACTGCGCGCTTCTTGCTGGCGAATCTAAATGGGTTTGATCCTGCGCTGCATCAGGTGAAACCGGAAGATATGGTAGTAGTGGACCGCTGGGCAGTCGGCCGTGCCCAGGCAGCTCAAGCTGAGATCATGGCAGCGTACGAAAGTTACGATTTCCACTTGGTGGTGCAGCGCTTGATGCAGTTCTGCTCGGTTGAAATGGGATCCTTCTATTTGGATATCATTAAAGACCGCCAGTACACCGCGAAAGGCGACAGTGTTGCCCGCCGCAGTTGCCAGACTGCGTTGTTCCATATCGCAGAAGCATTGGTGCGCTGGATGGCACCTATTATGTCCTTTACCGCAGATGAGATCTGGAACCAACTGCCAGGCAGTCGTCCACAGTATGTCTTCACCGAAGAGTGGTATGACGGTCTGTTCGGGTTGGCGGGTGATGAAAGTATGAACGATACTTTCTGGGCCGAGCTGTTAAAAGTCCGTGGCGAAGTCAACAAGGTGTTAGAGCAGGCCCGTAGTGATAAGCGTATCGGTGGTTCATTGGAGGCGGCAGTTACCTTGTTCGCCGAACCTGAACTGGCTGCGCGATTGAACAGTTTGCAAGATGAATTGCGTTTTGTGCTGTTGACCTCAGCTGCGAAAGTTGCCCCTTATGCTGATGCGGGTGATGATGCGCTGCAAAGTGAGTTGATTGCCGGGCTGAAAATCACCTTTAATAAGGCTGATGGTGAGAAGTGCCCGCGTTGCTGGCATTACACTCAAGATGTCGGTTTGGTAGCGGAACATGCTGAATTGTGCGGCCGCTGTGTCACTAACGTTGCCGGAGACGGCGAAGAGCGTAAGTTCGCCTAA
- a CDS encoding bifunctional riboflavin kinase/FAD synthetase, whose translation MELIRGIHNIRARHHGCVLTIGNFDGVHRGHQALLEQLKCEGQRLGLPVMVMIFEPQPLELFAADKAPARLTRLRDKARYLAEAGVDYLLCVKFDPRFAANTAQAFVAQLLVEKLGVKFLTVGDDFRFGAERQGDFQLLQQAGAEFGFDVISTDSFCDGGLRISSTAIRQALYNDDLVLAEALLGHPYSISGRVVHGDELGRTIGFPTANLPLKRLVAPVKGVYAVDVYGLGPKPLPGVANIGTRPTVAGVRQQLEVHLLDVTMDLYGCHIDVVLRAKLRNEQRFASLDALKQQIAHDVVTARTFFGLKTPV comes from the coding sequence ATGGAGCTAATTCGCGGTATACATAATATCCGGGCACGCCACCATGGTTGCGTGCTAACTATCGGTAACTTTGATGGTGTCCATCGTGGACATCAGGCCTTATTGGAGCAGCTAAAGTGTGAAGGTCAGCGCTTGGGTTTGCCCGTAATGGTTATGATATTTGAACCGCAACCACTGGAATTGTTTGCAGCGGACAAAGCACCAGCAAGGCTAACGCGCCTGCGGGATAAAGCCAGATATCTGGCTGAGGCCGGCGTTGATTATCTGTTGTGCGTAAAATTTGATCCGCGTTTTGCGGCTAATACTGCGCAAGCTTTTGTTGCTCAGTTGCTGGTAGAGAAGTTGGGTGTTAAGTTTTTAACTGTTGGTGATGACTTCCGCTTTGGCGCAGAGCGTCAGGGGGATTTTCAACTGTTACAGCAAGCCGGTGCTGAATTTGGTTTCGATGTTATCAGCACAGATAGCTTTTGTGATGGTGGGTTACGCATTAGCAGCACCGCAATTCGTCAGGCACTTTATAATGACGATTTGGTGTTGGCTGAGGCGTTGCTTGGCCACCCCTATAGCATTTCCGGCCGAGTGGTTCATGGTGATGAACTGGGGCGTACGATTGGTTTCCCCACGGCGAATTTGCCATTAAAACGTTTAGTCGCTCCGGTGAAAGGAGTGTATGCGGTTGATGTGTATGGCTTGGGTCCAAAGCCATTACCCGGAGTTGCCAATATTGGTACCCGGCCTACCGTTGCTGGTGTTCGCCAGCAACTAGAGGTTCATCTGCTGGATGTAACTATGGATCTTTATGGGTGCCATATTGACGTGGTGCTCCGCGCGAAACTGCGCAACGAACAGCGTTTTGCTTCGCTCGATGCCCTGAAGCAGCAAATCGCCCATGATGTGGTGACGGCCCGAACATTTTTCGGGCTAAAGACACCGGTTTAA
- a CDS encoding 30S ribosomal protein S20 — MANIKSAKKRAVQSEKRRKHNASRRSMVRTFIKKVYAAIAAGDKDTAQKAFNEMQPIVDRQSCKGLIHKNKAARHKSNLVAQINAMQ; from the coding sequence TTGGCTAATATCAAATCAGCTAAGAAACGCGCCGTACAGTCTGAGAAACGCCGCAAGCATAACGCTAGCCGTCGCTCAATGGTGCGTACCTTCATTAAGAAGGTGTATGCGGCAATCGCAGCTGGCGATAAAGACACAGCGCAAAAAGCATTTAATGAAATGCAACCAATCGTGGATCGTCAGTCCTGTAAAGGTCTGATCCACAAAAACAAAGCAGCACGTCATAAGTCTAACTTAGTCGCGCAAATCAACGCAATGCAGTAA
- a CDS encoding transcriptional activator NhaR, which produces MRMSHINFNHLYYFWQVCKEGSVVGAAEALFLTPQTITGQIKALEERLGGKLFKRQGRGLVPSELGQLVFRYADKMFMLSHEMLDIVNYRKESNLLFDVGVADALSKRLVSQVLETAVVENEKIHLRCFESTHEMLLEQLSQHKLDMILSDCPVDSSQQEGLFSVKLGECSVSFYCRQPIPDLPFPACLQQKRLLIPGRRSMLGRKLLNWINSKGLQVEILGEFDDAALMNAFAIYNNAIFVAPTMYAADTYAKDDQIVEIGRLDSVQEEYYVIFAERMIQHPAVQRVCNKDFSALFSG; this is translated from the coding sequence ATGCGAATGTCACATATCAATTTCAATCATCTTTATTACTTTTGGCAGGTCTGTAAAGAAGGTTCAGTCGTCGGTGCAGCAGAAGCATTATTCCTGACGCCACAAACAATTACCGGGCAAATTAAAGCGTTGGAAGAGCGTCTGGGGGGGAAGTTATTTAAGCGACAAGGGCGAGGCTTGGTGCCATCAGAGTTGGGGCAGTTGGTCTTTCGTTATGCGGATAAAATGTTCATGCTTAGCCATGAAATGCTGGATATCGTTAATTATCGCAAAGAATCTAATCTACTTTTCGATGTTGGTGTTGCCGATGCATTATCCAAGCGTTTGGTGAGCCAGGTTCTGGAAACGGCTGTCGTTGAGAACGAAAAGATTCATCTGCGCTGTTTTGAATCGACCCACGAAATGCTGCTGGAGCAGTTGAGTCAGCACAAACTGGATATGATTCTGTCCGATTGTCCGGTTGACTCCAGCCAACAAGAAGGGTTGTTCTCTGTCAAACTGGGCGAATGCAGTGTGAGTTTTTATTGTCGTCAGCCCATCCCTGATTTACCTTTCCCTGCTTGTTTGCAGCAAAAGCGTTTGTTGATACCGGGCCGTCGTTCCATGCTTGGGCGCAAATTGCTGAACTGGATTAACAGTAAAGGGCTACAGGTAGAGATTTTGGGTGAGTTTGATGACGCGGCCCTGATGAATGCTTTCGCTATTTATAACAATGCTATTTTTGTTGCACCGACAATGTACGCTGCTGATACCTACGCTAAAGATGACCAGATAGTCGAAATTGGCCGCTTAGACAGTGTGCAGGAAGAATATTATGTGATTTTTGCCGAGCGTATGATCCAACATCCGGCAGTGCAGCGGGTATGTAACAAAGATTTTTCCGCGCTCTTTAGTGGCTAA
- the nhaA gene encoding Na+/H+ antiporter NhaA, with protein sequence MTNMIRQFLRQEAAGGLILILAATVALFMANSPLFSIYQSFLDVPVSVKIASLDISKPLLLWINDGLMAIFFLMIGLEVKRELMEGSLAGRDKAVFPAIAALGGMLAPALIYLLFNGADEVTRQGWAIPAATDIAFALGVMALLGNRVPTSLKVFLLALAIIDDLGVIIIIALFYTHEVSLQALGIAAAAIALLAYMNWRGVGKTSAYLLVGLVLWVCILKSGVHATLAGVIVGFMIPLHTKDKRSPSESLEHGLHPWVAYLILPLFAFANAGVSLQGVSLAGLTSLLPLGIASGLFIGKPLGIFLFSWLAVKLGVAKLPDAINFKQIFAVSVLCGIGFTMSIFIASLAFDGADLALLTYSKLGILLGSTTAAIVGYSLLRMALPATRKITR encoded by the coding sequence GTGACAAACATGATCCGTCAATTTTTACGCCAAGAGGCCGCAGGTGGGCTGATTCTAATTTTAGCTGCCACCGTCGCCTTATTTATGGCTAACAGCCCCCTATTTAGCATTTACCAATCATTTCTTGATGTACCGGTATCGGTAAAGATAGCCTCGCTGGATATCAGCAAGCCACTATTACTGTGGATTAATGACGGTTTAATGGCGATATTCTTCCTGATGATTGGGTTGGAGGTTAAGCGCGAACTGATGGAAGGTTCGTTAGCTGGCCGCGATAAAGCGGTTTTTCCGGCCATAGCAGCATTAGGTGGTATGCTGGCACCGGCTTTGATTTATCTATTATTTAACGGTGCTGATGAGGTTACCCGCCAGGGCTGGGCAATTCCTGCGGCTACTGATATCGCCTTTGCGTTAGGGGTGATGGCTCTGTTGGGAAATCGGGTTCCAACCAGTCTTAAAGTCTTTTTACTGGCACTGGCCATTATTGATGACTTGGGTGTCATCATCATTATTGCGTTGTTCTATACCCACGAGGTTTCACTGCAAGCCTTAGGCATAGCTGCTGCGGCTATTGCGCTACTGGCTTACATGAATTGGCGTGGGGTAGGGAAAACCTCTGCCTATCTACTGGTGGGATTGGTATTGTGGGTCTGCATCCTCAAATCAGGTGTGCATGCGACCTTAGCCGGGGTCATTGTCGGCTTTATGATACCGCTGCACACTAAAGATAAGCGTTCACCGTCAGAATCGCTCGAACATGGTTTGCACCCATGGGTTGCTTATTTGATCTTGCCACTGTTTGCGTTTGCCAATGCGGGGGTTTCACTGCAAGGCGTTTCACTCGCTGGATTGACATCGCTATTGCCTCTGGGGATTGCGAGCGGTCTGTTTATTGGTAAGCCACTGGGGATTTTCCTCTTTAGTTGGCTCGCGGTTAAGTTAGGGGTGGCTAAACTACCTGATGCGATAAACTTTAAGCAGATTTTTGCGGTGTCGGTGCTATGCGGTATCGGTTTTACTATGTCGATATTTATCGCGTCGCTGGCATTTGATGGCGCCGATCTCGCTTTGCTTACCTATTCTAAGTTGGGCATATTATTAGGCTCTACCACCGCAGCCATTGTGGGTTATAGCTTGTTGCGTATGGCCTTGCCAGCAACAAGAAAAATAACTCGCTGA
- the dnaJ gene encoding molecular chaperone DnaJ, with protein MAKRDYYEVLGVSKGADEREIKKAYKRLAVKYHPDRNQDENDTGENFKEVKEAYEILTDPQKRAAYDQYGHAAFEQGGMGGGGFGGGGGADFSDIFGDVFGDIFGGGRRQRASRGSDLRYNMDLTLEEAVRGVTKEIRIPTLNECDVCHGSGAKPGSSPVTCSTCRGAGQVHMRQGFFTVQQACPTCQGNGQIIKDPCNKCHGHGRVEKSKTLSVKIPAGVDTGDRIRLSGEGEAGEHGAPAGDLYVQVQVKAHPIFEREGNNLYCEVPINFAMAALGGEIEVPTLDGRVKLKVPAETQTGKLFRMRGKGVKSVRGGSQGDLLCRVVVETPVHLSEKQKQLLRELEESFVGAAGEKNSPRSKSFLDGVKKFFDDLTR; from the coding sequence ATGGCGAAGAGAGATTATTACGAGGTTTTAGGCGTCAGTAAGGGCGCCGATGAACGTGAAATCAAAAAGGCCTATAAACGCCTGGCAGTAAAGTATCACCCGGACCGTAATCAGGACGAGAACGATACCGGTGAAAATTTTAAAGAAGTTAAAGAAGCTTACGAAATTCTGACTGACCCACAAAAACGTGCAGCATATGATCAATATGGTCATGCAGCCTTTGAACAAGGTGGCATGGGCGGCGGCGGTTTTGGTGGTGGCGGTGGTGCTGATTTTAGCGACATTTTTGGTGATGTTTTCGGTGATATCTTTGGTGGTGGCCGCCGTCAGCGTGCTTCCCGTGGTTCCGATCTACGCTACAACATGGATCTGACACTGGAAGAAGCCGTACGCGGCGTGACTAAAGAAATTCGCATCCCAACGCTGAATGAGTGTGATGTTTGCCACGGTAGTGGCGCTAAGCCGGGGAGTTCACCTGTCACTTGTTCGACTTGCCGTGGTGCAGGTCAGGTACATATGCGCCAAGGGTTCTTTACCGTCCAGCAGGCATGTCCTACTTGTCAGGGTAATGGTCAAATCATTAAAGATCCTTGCAACAAGTGCCATGGGCATGGCCGTGTTGAAAAATCCAAAACACTGTCGGTTAAGATCCCCGCCGGTGTTGATACCGGTGACCGCATTCGCTTAAGTGGCGAAGGTGAAGCGGGTGAACATGGCGCGCCAGCAGGTGATTTATATGTTCAGGTGCAAGTTAAAGCGCACCCAATCTTCGAACGTGAAGGCAATAACCTGTATTGTGAAGTGCCAATTAACTTTGCTATGGCAGCCTTAGGCGGCGAGATTGAAGTCCCAACGCTGGATGGCCGGGTTAAGCTGAAAGTCCCAGCAGAGACCCAAACCGGCAAGCTGTTCCGCATGCGTGGCAAGGGTGTTAAATCTGTGCGTGGCGGAAGTCAGGGTGACCTGTTATGTCGTGTTGTGGTTGAGACACCAGTCCATCTGAGCGAAAAACAGAAACAGCTACTGCGCGAACTGGAAGAGAGTTTCGTCGGTGCTGCGGGTGAGAAAAATAGTCCCCGATCTAAAAGCTTCTTAGATGGCGTTAAGAAATTCTTTGACGATTTGACTCGCTGA